Genomic DNA from Synergistaceae bacterium:
GCTTCTGGCTTCTGGCTTCTGGCTTCTGGCTTCTGGCTTCTGGCTTCTGGCTTCTGGCTTCTGGCTTCTGGCTTATTATACGAGATATTAGATAAAAAAACATCCGCAAAAAACATGACGTTTAACCTACCCTTACTCCATAATTTTACTGATTCAGATGATAACATTTTCCTGCTCTTTAGTCTAGTACCTCGACTTTGGCACAGGGCAAACAGCATTTACTTTCAAGCTTCGATTTGTAGCCGCGCGCAGAAATATAGAACACCCTTTATCCGCGCGTCAGGAACCTCTTTTAGCTCACAAAAATGATCTTTAATAAAGTGCTCAAACCACTTGAAACCGAAATGTACCAGCCTATCCTTGTGAGCGATAATCAGCAGGCGGATTTGCTGTTTTGCTACGCCTTCTATCAGTTGAAGAAATTTTAGGCGCTTAAAATTTAGACCACCATCAACTTCGCAAATAAACTCGGCATCTCGTAGCCTCAATTCGCTGCAAGATTGCTCAATAAGCGCGAAAGAAGGTTGAATTATTCAATAATTATTCAATAATTGTTCAGTAATTGTTCAATAATTGTTTGCTGGTTTCTTAAGTCGGGTTTCTGAGCTTGGTTAGAAACCCGACAATACGCAACAACTCTGACACGAGAATCCTCAGACTTCAAGCACAGAAAATCTTTTTATTGGTTCTTGGTATAAATCCTCCGATTTGTTTTACTTCGTGAAGTGGGTTTTAATTTATCCTCCCTGTCCCACTGCTGTAAAGTTTTTACTTTGACGCCAAGAAATTCTGCCGCTTGCCTCGAACTATAGACCTTATCAATAACATGATATTACATCTTATATCCTAATTAGAAACTAGAAGTGATCTCCTAAAGCACATTATACGGCAACGGGGGCAGGAAGTGTTTTTACTTTTGAAAAATCACCCCTTACAGCTCCTTCAAGCACAGATCCCATGTATTCATCCACTTGATCAATCGACATGGGAACGGGCATATTTTGAAGTTTCATCTTGAGTTGAGGATCTTTGGCAGCCGTAAGAGCGCGTGTTATATGCTCCGGAGTAAATTTGGGAAATTCTCCAAGTGTCGTTTCCGCGTCGATGGAGCGAGCAAAGGCCATCATTCCCTTCGCGACGGCAATGGCCAAATCGCGCTCCCCCAAAGCCGCGTAATTGGATTGCGTATACCCCGCGGCGGCATAGGCGGA
This window encodes:
- a CDS encoding MerR family transcriptional regulator gives rise to the protein MDKVYSSRQAAEFLGVKVKTLQQWDREDKLKPTSRSKTNRRIYTKNQ